The sequence below is a genomic window from Blastopirellula retiformator.
AACGCGTCATCTTTGAACGGTAAGTTGTGGGCGTCGCAGATCAATTGCGTCCGCGGTCCCCACGAAGCGTCGGTTTCTACCACTTCAATTTCGGAATCTTCGAGCAACTCGTCGAGTCCGGCGCCAACGACCCCACCCCCGACCACCAGCACGCGAACCGGCTTTTGGCGAGCTTTGAGCAGTTGGGCGAGCGTCTCCAGGTTTCGTTTGGCCGAGACGTTGCACGATAGGTCGGGCAAATGTTCGCTGATCCACTCATGAATCGGATGATTCGAGCGGAAAAAAGTTTCTTCGTCCGCCTCGAAGCCGCTGGTGTCGAAGATGCTGTTCGCTTCGTTGATCAAGATCGGCACGCTGCGCGAAGACGGAAACGTGTGCCCGCACTCCGGCGATTGGCAAACGAGCTGTTCGTCTTGGTGGGCGAGCATCTGTCCGCAGATCGGACAGGCCATGACATCTAACGGAAGCGACATGACGAACTTACGGCTGAGGGAATGATCGCCGCGCTCGAAGCACGCGGACCTTTTCAACCATAGGTCGCGGTAAATCGCCAGTCGGCCCGATTTCCCATCGCCGTCGCCGGCCAGGTGGGATAATCGGCAGAATCGGCCATCGGCGCCACGATTGGCTGGTCAGCGAGGAGTCGCCTGGGGGGCGTTACTCTTCGATCTCCCCAAGCAGGTCGACCTTTTTCAAGTTTAGCTCCCACTCGCGTCCATCTTTGTGCAGCGTCGCCTTTTCGATGGTCGTATCGCCGTCGATCACTTCGACCATGCCGCTGCCATTTTCCCCTTCGACATCAAAGAAAAACTGGTCCATCTCTTCGTCGTCTGAGAAGAGATGCCCCCAATTAACCGATGCGGTGGCCTCCTCGCCAATTTCTCTCTGAAACGTCGGATCGTCTTCGACGGACGCGATTACTTGCTTGGCGAATTCGTTCATGCCGAAGACCACCAAGCCGCCGCAGCAGACGAATCCGAGTACGATCGGCGTTACGACCGAGGCGACGATGCAACCAATAAAGAAATACCGGCGGCCGTTGCCAGCTTGATTGCCGCCTGACTGATAATCGTTGGGATCGTACGAATAGTTGCCGCCGCTCATAGATATCTACTCTCGCCAGACAAACCTAACTGCCTGTTGAAAAATGCCCTCGTGGCATTTTCCAACCTCTCCAGGCTCAGTGCATCCGTGCGATCACGCAGTCCGTCGAGAAAATCAACGGACTGATAGGAAAGCGGCGAGTATAACGGCGTCGGCTTCCCTTGGTGAATTGACCGATTGCGTCAGTCGAGTTCGACCCGCCCATGGTCGGTTTCCAGAAACGCCCGCTCGTAGCCATCCTGGTCGAGATTCAAAATGACCAACACGGCGCTTCCCTCGGAACCTTCCAGTTCGACCGCGACCGCCGAGCCGTTCAGCTCCTGGCCGTACTCGCCCCCTTTCATGATGTTGACGTCGGCCGATTGCCAGTCGCCGATTTCCTGTTGGACCAGCGGATGTTCGGCGAAGGTTTCTTCCGCCGCCTCTTCGACGATCGCGGCGCTCCAAGCCAAAAAGCCATACGCAGCGCCCCCACAAGCCAATAGCCCCAGTACGCCGACGACCCCAAGGCCAACCAGCACGTAAATCAACACCTTGTTGGCGGCGCCGCGGCGGTTGAGAATAGAACGGGCCGCGATGGAAACTGGCTGAGACATAGATGGGCTTCCAAGAGAATCTGGAGGGAAAGAACTTAGAGGTCGCGGCAATTATGGCCGCTTCAACGTCGCTTCGGCAAGTATTTTATCCCGCTGCAGAACGGTTTTCTGCGATTACTCTGGCGCGGACGAAAAGAGCTCTCCAAACAAGATGTCGTCGTCTTTTGTCGAAGAGCTTCTCCCCAGTTGGCCTCGCCGCCAACTTCCTGCCCCCAGGGCACAAAAAAAGCCCCAACCGATTTGGTTGGGGCTTTGGAAGTGTAAATAAATCCGGCGATACCTACTTTCGCGCTTTTGGCACTATCATCGGCTCGAAAAGCTTGACGGCTGTGTTCGGAATGGGAACAGGTATGACCTTTTCGATATGGTCACCGGAAAAGGCTTGCACCAACGTGTGGGCTGATGCGAGCCTGATGACTCATGGCAAACGGCGGACCGAGTGATCGGTCCGCAGCGTAGTGGCCACAAGTCGCCTGCCTGAAGCATTGAAGCTTCTTCAATCGAGCTCACCCGAAGGTCGAGCTTAAGCAAGCGACGAATTGATTTTTATAGAGAACGCAAATTCTCGAGTGAAAAGCGTTGAATATAAGTGGTCAAGCTTTCGTCCGTTAGTACTGGTTAGCTGAACACATTACTGTGCTTACACATCCAGCCTATCAACCTGGTCGTCTTCCAGGGGACTCTCGCACTAAAGTGCTTACGAATTCTCATCTTGGAGCGGGCTTCACGCTTAGATGCTTTCAGCGTTTATCCTTTCCGACCATAGCTATCCAGCCGTGCCACTGGCATGACAACTGGGACACCAGAGGGTCGTCCTTCCAAATCCTCTCGTACTAAAGAAGAACCTCCTCAAAATTCGTACGCCCACAGCAGATAGGGACCGACCTGTCTCACGACGGTCTGAACCCAGCTCACGTACCACTTTAATCGGCGAACAGCCGAACCCTTGGGAGCTTCTACACCCCCAGGATGTGATGAGCCGACATCGAGGTGCCAAACCGCATCGCCGCTATGGACGCTCGGATGCGATAAGCCTGTTATCCCCGGAGTACCTTTTATCTGATGAGCGATAGCCCTTCCATACGGGACTACCGGATCACTATGACCTACTTTCGTACCTGCTCGACCGATAAGTCTCGCAGTCAAGCACCCTTCTACCATTGCGCTCTTTGCCTGATGGCCAACCAGGCTGAGGGTACCATTGCACTCCTCCGTTACTCTTTGGGAGGAGACCGCCCCAGTCAAACTGCCCAACTGACACTGTTCCCTGTCCGGATTCACGGATATTCAGGGTTAGAGCTAAAACATATTCAGGGTGGTATTTCAAGGACGGCTCCTTCGACGCTGGCGCGCCGAGATCAAAGCCTCCCACCTATCCTACACAGAACATATCTCAGACCAATATCAGCCTACAGTAAAGGTTCACGGGGTCTTTCCGTCTAACTGCGGGTATGTGGCATCTTCACCACAACTACAATTTCACCGGGTCAGTGGTTGAGACAGTGCTCCAGTCGTTACGCCTTTCATGCAGGTCGGAACTTACCCGACAAGGAACTTCGCTACCTTAGGACCGTCATAGTTACGGCCGCCGTTTACCGGGGCTTCGGTCGCGAGCTTTCACCCTCTTCCTTAACCTACCGGCACCGGGCAGGCGTCAGACCCTATACATCCTCTTGCGAGTTAGCAGGGTCCTGTGTTTTTGATAAACAGTCGCCAGAGCCGATTTTCTGTGGCCTCCAACAGCGTGAACCGTCAGAGGCACCCCTTATCGCGAACTTACGGGGTCATTTTGCAGAGTTCCTTAACCACTGTTCTCCCGAGCGCCTTGGTCTACTCGACCTACCTACCTGTGTCAGTTTTAGTACGGTTAAAACGCCTTCAACCCTTAGAAGCTTTTCTTGGACGTCCTGCTAATGATTACCTCAAAAAGAGTCAGATCGACAGCTTGTATTCCGGGAGCGGATTTTCCAATCTCCCCAACTTGCTGCAAATCACGGGCTGATCCACCAGCCCGATCACAGTTCGGACGCCGTCCCTCCATCGGTCCAACGTTCTAGCGCAGGAATATTAACCTGCTATCCATCGTCTACGCCTTTCGGCCTCGACTAAGGCACCGGCTAACCCTGGGCGGAATTGCCTTCCCCAGGAAACCTTAGGTATTCGGCGAACAGGATTCTCACCTGTTTAATCGTTACTCATTCCGGCATAATCACCCGATAGCCCCAACACCGCTCCTTTCGGTACGGCTCGTATCTGACTATCGGCGCTCTCCTACCACTTTCGTCCGCTGCTTCGGTGAAACGCTTACTCCCGATCATTATCGGCGCAGAATTACTCGACCAGTAAGCTGTTACGCACTTTTTAAATGGTGGCTGCTTCTAAGCCAACATCCTGGTTGTCACAGTAATTCAACCTCCTTAGTGACTGAGCGTTTCTTCGGGACCTTAGCAGACGGTCTGGGTTGTTTCCCTCTCGACCACGAAGCTTATCCCCCGTGGACTGACTCCTGAGATAGTCGCACCGGTATTCGGAGTTTGGTCCGACAGGGTACCCCGGGAAGGGGCCCCAAATCGATTCAGTCTC
It includes:
- a CDS encoding methyltransferase domain-containing protein, producing the protein MSLPLDVMACPICGQMLAHQDEQLVCQSPECGHTFPSSRSVPILINEANSIFDTSGFEADEETFFRSNHPIHEWISEHLPDLSCNVSAKRNLETLAQLLKARQKPVRVLVVGGGVVGAGLDELLEDSEIEVVETDASWGPRTQLICDAHNLPFKDDAFDAVIVQAVLEHVLDPQRCVEEIYRVLKADGLVYADTPFIQQVHGRQFDFTRFTRLGHRRLFRHFEEVESGVTCGPGMALAWTARYFMMSFFQSKRLRSAASLAARCSLFWLKYFDYYLARQKASFDAASAFFFIGRKSPAILSDRELIADYQGGF